atgtttgtgtccctctgaaattcatatgttgaagctctaatccCTAGTATCATTATAGTTAGAGATGAGGCCTCcaaagaagtaattaagtttttaaatgagTCATAAGGGAGGGGTCCTGATCTGATGGGATTAGTGAACTTTTAAGGGAGACACCAGagttccctccctttctccctctctgcctctttctaccccatctctctccccacacacacacacaaaaagtaagTCACATGAGCACACCATGAGATGGCAACTGCCTACAAACCAAGACAAGAGGCCTCATAATGAAACCTACCTTGTtggcatcttgattttggacttctcagcccttagaactatgagaaataaatatctattaagtcagccagtctgtggtattttgctatggCAGCTTGAGATGGCTAAGACCTTTTGTAATATTATAAGAGAATATGAATATGATAGACATGGGTGCCTGACAAACACAGGAAAGAAAGCCAAGGGGTTATTAACCGAGTATTACAAGCAGCCGCAATCCTACTCTGTTGCATGTTGTCTGAAGTTACAAATAGGCACGTCCTCAAGAAGCAGAGATTGCCACCATGGAGACAATGTCAATGCTCCATCCAGACCCTAGCCCCTCTTTTCTGTATGTACACACACCCCCTACCTTGGGAGTGCTCTCCTTCTAAAAGCCAAcaccttgttgttgtttttctcagtgaccaccctggggctcctggagCCACTTGCCTTTGATCCCTAGAGAATGTAAAAATTTACCACCAGCTCCCTACCATCATCACCCATTGACTAACAAAGAGTGATAGGTGTGAAATCCCAGCTTGCCTGCCTCAGGTTGGAAGAATGCTGAAGAATCCTTCCCTGCAAGATGAGGCTTACCTTTATGGCTCTGGCCTCCTCATCTTCCCGGCCCTCTTTGCCCCCTTCCCTTACCTGTCTTCCTGGGAGTCTACCCTTACTAAGTCACTTGAACATGAATTGTCTTCTCATTTGGGGGGAATCCAATCCTAGAAACTCTCTGAATTGAACCTGATGGAAAGGACTTTTAAAACAGTATGttgcttattatttttgcacATTGAAAAAGTAATCGTGATATCTAGTTTTCAAACATGACCCAATAAACCACACCCCCCGTAGTCAGACTGTGTGTGATCTCTTTTCACCTTGAATCTGGGCTACCCTAAGACTCACAGAATTCACAACAGAATGAGGCAGAGGTAGTGCTGTGCAATGTCCAACCCCAGCCTTTAAAAGCACTGGCAACTTCCACTGTTTCCCTCTTGAAATACTCCTTTTTGGAAGGCCTAAACTACCATGTAAAAAGTCTGACCACCCTGCTGGGAAGACGCCATGGAGAAACCCTCGTGAAGAGAAGGCCCTGTGaagcatagagagaggagggtgAATAAAGGTTTCAGTGACCTAATTGACTCCAGGTTTCCAGCCATCCCCACCAAGATGTCAGCTATTTGAGGGATCATCACGGACATTCTATCCCAGTCAAACCCCAGTGACCGCAGCTCCTCCCAACATCATGTAGAATAGAAGAGTCACCAAGCTATAACCAAAACTGAAATATGTATTCTTtgtaaacaaaagaacaacagaaacagaaagatactcgaattataaagaaaaaaaaaatgagccataaTTCCCAAACCAGGAATAAGTTCTGTTAACATTTTAGTGtatttcttttaagcttttttttcccctgcatacATTTTTCCACATGATTGTGATCATGCTCTATACAACTTGTATTCTGCCATTTTATTCTCACTTGGTAACATACTGTGAACATTTTCCAAAGTCCGTACAGTTTTTTAAGCATGCATAATTTAGGGACTATCACTCTATTATATGGATGTCCCATAATTTATTCAAACTTTCTTTtagggtttgtttggttttttttccaattttccacTTGTATAACTATAGCTCAGATGAACATCTTTATACTGAAACCTTTGCTGGATCTGGTATTATCTCATTAGATTCTTAGAAGAGGAATTACcagaacaaaatatataaacttttaaaagttctagGTGCATATTTTCAAACTGCATTCCAAGAAATCTGTAAAATTTGCCCTCTACCAACAGTGAATGAGATGGTTGATCGCTTAACAGCAATGAGTAGAGTTGAAAtggttttttttatctttattgaagtttgttttcatttgtattttttagttattaGTGAGGCTAGACATCTTTTAAACTTTTACTAGTCAGTGGTACTACATTGTCTGTGAATCCTCCCCACCCTTTCCTACTTTCTCATGTAAGTCTTAGGTCTCAAATACCAGTTTagatgagtttttttaaaaaatgtacatatatacgATAAGATATTAAAGCTCTGCCAAAGTAtggaaaatacaatatttaaattagttatctagcttttgatttttcttaagaTACTTACATATAGATGTTATCCCTTAAGAAGCTATCATCAAACTATCAATATTTTCCTTCATGACAAAAAGAACCTTTCATAGTTGAACATATATTTGATCACTTGCTGAACATGAAATGAATTTCCCCTGTTGTCAAGCTTCCTACACATAAGCATCAACAACTTTCCTTCTCTACCCAAAAACAACAGGAAGTGAACACGTTCATAAACATTGGGAGTTCCAGGTTTAAACAATGGATAAATAGTTTGCACAAGCTATGAGGTTAAACATTTCACTAAGGAAACATTATATTACAGAAAGGGCTTGGATCATCTAGACTCAAGGCAGAAAATCTCTCACCAGACACCCAAGCGTCATGCTGAGCTTCTGAGTACACACCAGTCTATTCAACTGATGTAAGAAAAACTACAAACTCCCTGGTCTACTTATCAATGTCATGTGCTAACCACAGACAACTCAGTAACACAGGCTCTTGCTACCTTGAGACCAATGGCTCTCAGCCAGGGGTGATTATGCCCCGCAGGGGACATTTAACAATGTTTGGACACAATTTTTGTTAGCACAACTTGAGGAAGGTGTTGAATCTAGTGTATTTACTAGATATCCAGCACCTACCAGTATCTACCAGTAGCGTATGGAAGGTGGAGTAGAGGCCAGGGCTGCGGCAAAACACCCTGCAATGCACAGGacacccccactcccacacccTTCTCCCCAACTCACCCCGGCTCTGTAAAGAATCACCCATCCTGTctctcctgccccgcccccgccccacaaCCTCACCAACCTCACTGTGTGGCTCTAGGCATAACATGTACCCTCCAGAACTTGTGAGTAATAAATTACTAAATCTTATTTTtgttcaaagtttaaaaaaaaaaagaagattcatcCAGCCCTAAATGTCAActaaatgtcaatagtgctgaggttgagaaactaTACTAGGCTAACTCAATAAGAGTGAAATTATTTCTTACCTCTCCTGTGTAATTATATTTGCCCTTCAGAATCTTCCTGTAAAGTCTTGTATGGCTTTCATCATCAAAAGGCAGGACTCCGCTAAGTAAAACATATGTGATTACGCCAAGAGCCCACATGTCCACTGCACTGGTATATGGTTTCCTTAGCAAAATCTCGGGGGCTATGTACTCTGGGGTCCCACAGAATGTCCTCATCGTCCAGTCTCCGCTTTTGTTCCCAGAGTGTGCCAAACCAAaatctgtaattaaaattttCGACTCAGCACCTGGATGGTAATATAAGAGATTTTCAGGTTTTAGGTCCCTGTGAGTTATTCGCAAGGCATGCAGATACCTGATGCCATCAGCAACCATCTGGAGAATTCTGACAGCATCCTGCTCTGTAAAGGAGCCCTGAGTCATGAGTCGGTCCAAGAGCTCTCCTCCTGTAGCCAACTCCATCACCATGTAAACTCGATCTTGGGCCTCAAAGATCTCCACGAGCTGAACAATGTAGCGGTGTCTAACCCGCCTCAGGATGCTGAGCTCGGATTCACATGCTTCCCGGCCTTCCCTCACTCTGGTTTCCACCACTTTTATTGCAAAAGGTTTCTTGGTGGTCTTCTGCTCCGCCCTGACGACTTTGCTGAAACTGCCAGTCCCAATTAGGGCCTTGATGTCGTATCTGTTGGGAAGAAAAGCCAAATCTGTTATCCTCTGAAGGGAAGATTCTTAAAATTACCGAAGTTGGTACTTTCTAtcatctctttttatctttacatCCCCCCTCTGACTCCCTTACTCATTGTTGCttaattgtatttcttatttttgaaagccTCCCCAGATTCTTCTTTGAAACGGAGATAAGTGATATAAAAGTAACTAGCTGGTGGAAAGGTAACTATTAAGACAACAGACTTAATAACAACAACTAccatttattatacatttattgtgtgccagaaaatttattttttgaaaaaaattctaatgacaGTATCCCTATTGGCTAACATAATACTATCTCcctttttcagataaggaaattaagaacaacaaaaattaagTGATTTTCCACGGTCACACAGATTATGGTTGAAATGGATAGGATTTAAATCCAACCCCTTCGAAGGTGTTTCACCGATTGAGTACCCATGCCCTATCTCATCCACAGCAGCACCTTGATAGACAAGCACTGATAGAATAAACACATCAGGTGGGGACAGTATTACAGCCACAGTTTTCTCCCGGCTATCCCCCTGCACTTGAAATTTCTAcacaagaaacagacttttaacatGGGATATATGTCAATGCATaaagttattttctctctctctctgggaaagGCCAGGAGGTCAGCCAGGATTTCAAAGACTGGTGATCTTTTCAAAGACTGGTGATCTTAAACTTGAATTATCTGTGTAAACGCCTATGTCAGTTTGAGAATTCTATTAAGTTCAACCCTCTATTTAAGAAATGTtgagaaaggggagcctgggtggctcagtaggttaagcctctgcctttggctcaggtcctgatcgcagggtcctggaattgagccctgcatcgggctctctgctcagcggggagcctgcttcctcttctctctctgcctgcctctctgcctatttgtgatctctctctctgtgttgaatcgataaataaaatcttaaagaaaaaaaaaaaaagaaaagaaaagaaatgttgagAAAGTGCTCCACTTAGAATCATGATTTTACAGCTggaaagaatattagaaaatgaCTTACTCCAACCCCTcatttgacaaatgaagaaatttcaAGATCAGGTTAGCAGATTGGTTGTTTAAATTCTACGGTGAGGATGAGAACCCAGGTCGCCTTACTTTCATTGTAATTTGCTACTCTTCCGCTTTGTTAAAACTTCTCCCCAGAAAGGATGCCAGCAAGTGGAACAAGCCTGGGAGTATGTAGGGAAAGGTAATGCTTTCAGTTACATACTCAGTAACAGAGATTCAAATGCAAACTTCAATCTGTGCTGAAAATAGCCTTGCTTCTTTTTGCTGAGTTTATTCTTCCAGTAATTCTTCCCTCTACCTATCTATTCCTTATAGTCCTGTGCTTCCTGAATAAAAGTGTCATttggctgtaccagcttacagAAAACAGCTTTGTTCTATGCAGTGCATTTAATTTTCTGGCCAATTACTTTATCAAAACAGAGAGCAATTTACTCATCGTAAGTGGATTCTGTCGCCTCTTCTCTTTCCAGAGAAGAGGTTGATTTTGAAGATAATCATGGGCATTTCAAATTCTGTTACTTTGCAGACTAGCCAAAATTTACATTTACCTTTAATGGAGAtgaaagcactttgcaaataCTAATTTATCACTATGCCTTCAAAACTGCAGGCAAATTCATTTGCTCATGAAATTAATCATCAGCTATCAGATGAATTACCATCTCTGAGGAACTACACTCTTGTTTAAAGAAAAGGAGCTTTATTCAATACTGCTAAGGGACCTTCATACaccaaatacttgaaaaaaaaaaatgatagtaattTGGCACTGAAGGGAACAGTAGGCTTTAAGCCAAAATGTAGAGTAGTAGAAATAAATGGTTTCAGATTGAATAACCAATGTCTCATAACAAATTCCTATAACTGCAGCCTTGCTTGTGATCCCGTGTTGGCCATAGACGGTGACTATTTTTATGATTTGAGTGGCTATGTCTTCTGCAGCATCTGGCACAGAAGGTACagcaataaatgttgaatgaaagaatcaCTCATTGAATACATATTATTTCCAAATGAccacatatattttgaaaacattaaggATCAAACCAAGCATTAGAAAAGGCATTTACAAGGCCAGGCCATTCCTTGCCCTTCCACTGCTCCACTCCTACCCACCGCCCAACAGGGCAGCCTCAACATTACTTTTGTGGGTGGTGCAACTTTACATCACCCTCGAAATTGAAATTATTACTTTAACTACAGCTGCTACAAACCGGGAATTTTTTTAACGTGTATAAAACAATGAAAGCCAGAAACAATAGTAATATCACAACTTGTTTGATAGAAGCAATCGAGAAAGGGCATACAGTCAGATTTAAATTCTATTGTCTCTATTCTGCAAGAGTTCTAAGTGGATCAcaatgaagaagaaagacaacTGTATTCTAGACTCAATTCTGTCACTAACTTGGGCAAGTCAGTTAATCTTTTGGGACTT
This region of Mustela erminea isolate mMusErm1 chromosome 16, mMusErm1.Pri, whole genome shotgun sequence genomic DNA includes:
- the PSKH2 gene encoding serine/threonine-protein kinase H2, which translates into the protein MGCGVSTKVVPGSPVLAPVKQEGQGQGNSRDVGPGPEAVSEAAWRMQVARFRARFDPRVLARYDIKALIGTGSFSKVVRAEQKTTKKPFAIKVVETRVREGREACESELSILRRVRHRYIVQLVEIFEAQDRVYMVMELATGGELLDRLMTQGSFTEQDAVRILQMVADGIRYLHALRITHRDLKPENLLYYHPGAESKILITDFGLAHSGNKSGDWTMRTFCGTPEYIAPEILLRKPYTSAVDMWALGVITYVLLSGVLPFDDESHTRLYRKILKGKYNYTGEPWPNISHLAKDFIDKLLMFEAGHRMSAGQALDHPWVITRAAGSSMKNLQRVISRNLMRRASLPSQSPESAQSSRSRSYHKSKHIRNMRNVRVEESSLSALLGTDNLQNHFNQF